In Dehalococcoidia bacterium, a genomic segment contains:
- a CDS encoding mismatch-specific DNA-glycosylase, whose translation MRRALPDYLAPGLDIVFVGINPGLYSAARRHYYARPANLFWRALHESGLTPERLGPEDDERLSTFGLGLTDVVARASRGSGDLSAEELARGGRALLARVRRYAPRIICFNGLTGYRACFGRAATPGLQPDRVGGTRVYVVPSTSRRNAAYSPEAVIGHFRALKRYLDDLKGS comes from the coding sequence ATGCGCCGCGCTCTGCCGGACTACCTGGCGCCCGGCTTGGACATCGTCTTTGTCGGCATCAATCCCGGCCTCTATTCCGCAGCGCGGCGTCACTACTACGCCCGCCCCGCGAACCTCTTCTGGCGGGCGCTCCATGAGTCCGGCCTGACTCCTGAGCGCCTGGGGCCGGAGGACGACGAGCGTCTGTCCACATTTGGCCTGGGGCTGACCGACGTGGTGGCCCGTGCCTCGCGCGGGTCCGGCGACCTCTCCGCAGAGGAGCTGGCGCGCGGCGGGCGGGCCTTGCTGGCCAGGGTGCGCCGCTATGCGCCTCGCATCATCTGCTTCAACGGTCTCACGGGATACCGTGCCTGCTTCGGGCGGGCGGCGACGCCGGGGCTTCAGCCCGACCGCGTCGGCGGGACGCGCGTGTACGTTGTCCCATCCACCAGCCGGCGGAACGCGGCGTACAGCCCGGAAGCCGTCATCGGCCACTTTCGAGCGCTCAAGCGATACCTGGACGATCTGAAGGGCAGTTGA
- a CDS encoding DUF4350 domain-containing protein, with protein MRKFAIFLLVAVLTFLVMAIVFYQGLYVSTARTPQVLDLAVPRLISPAVAESPVTPRHGTLVVDTLHANEFAEDEVSAFLSRITDRGFTVEWARGSSAEDRGQALAARLRGADALLSVMPGAPYSATEIDVVRDFVRRGGKVMLVADPTRPSRVNTLSSAFGITVEDDYLYNVKEHDANFKNVIFRNFRPHPLTRGLRQVVFYTSSSLRAASGGLIFGDENTVSSMVERGANPFAVAAEAAQGRFIVLSDLTFMTDPFNANADNGLFMSNLADYLTTSERTFVLADFPGVFRDAVDVVATRPALVTAASDMKEVLTTGGRTVNIKTEEDPLRDSVILALWSDAGRVEQYLREQRITVSGTVRTPFTADLNRSGAQIFSLTSSGGRYVLLVMAENEVSIRDAVEQLRGGNFRRRLVSDTLAIITFPQPTPTPSPAATATPLPTRVPTPTPRSPPPTPTPAPTPTPEPPPTPSPTPSPTPSGK; from the coding sequence GTGAGAAAGTTCGCCATCTTTCTCCTTGTGGCTGTCCTGACCTTCCTGGTCATGGCCATCGTTTTCTATCAGGGCCTCTACGTGTCCACGGCCAGGACGCCCCAGGTGCTGGACCTGGCCGTCCCCCGCCTCATATCTCCGGCTGTAGCGGAGTCACCGGTCACGCCTCGCCACGGCACGCTGGTAGTGGACACGCTCCACGCCAATGAATTCGCGGAAGACGAGGTGAGCGCCTTCTTGAGCCGCATCACGGACCGCGGGTTCACCGTGGAATGGGCGCGGGGCAGCAGCGCCGAAGACCGCGGCCAGGCGCTGGCCGCTCGGCTGCGGGGCGCGGACGCCCTCCTGTCCGTCATGCCGGGCGCTCCCTATTCCGCGACGGAGATTGACGTCGTACGGGACTTCGTGCGCCGCGGCGGCAAGGTGATGCTGGTGGCGGACCCCACCCGCCCCAGCCGCGTGAACACCCTGTCCAGCGCCTTTGGCATCACCGTGGAGGACGACTACCTCTACAACGTCAAGGAGCACGACGCCAACTTCAAGAACGTCATCTTCCGCAATTTCCGACCTCACCCCCTCACGCGTGGGCTGCGGCAGGTCGTCTTCTACACCAGCTCGTCGCTGCGCGCGGCGTCGGGGGGCCTCATCTTCGGCGACGAGAACACCGTGTCCTCCATGGTGGAACGCGGCGCCAACCCCTTCGCAGTGGCGGCGGAGGCAGCCCAGGGACGCTTTATCGTGCTGAGCGACCTGACCTTCATGACCGACCCCTTCAACGCCAACGCCGATAACGGCCTGTTCATGTCCAACCTGGCCGACTATCTGACCACATCTGAGCGCACCTTCGTCCTGGCGGACTTCCCCGGAGTCTTTCGGGACGCCGTGGACGTGGTCGCAACGCGGCCCGCGCTGGTGACAGCGGCCAGCGACATGAAGGAGGTCCTGACCACGGGGGGCAGGACGGTGAACATCAAAACGGAAGAAGACCCTCTGCGCGACAGCGTCATTCTGGCCCTGTGGAGCGACGCCGGCAGGGTTGAGCAGTACCTGCGGGAGCAGCGCATCACAGTAAGCGGCACGGTGCGCACACCGTTCACCGCCGACTTGAACCGGAGCGGGGCCCAGATATTCTCGCTCACGTCGTCAGGCGGACGCTACGTGCTTCTGGTCATGGCGGAGAACGAGGTCAGCATTCGGGACGCTGTAGAGCAACTCCGCGGCGGGAACTTCCGGCGGCGGCTCGTCAGCGACACCCTCGCCATCATCACCTTCCCGCAGCCGACGCCGACGCCATCGCCGGCCGCCACGGCAACGCCGCTGCCGACTCGTGTGCCGACCCCTACGCCGCGATCACCGCCGCCGACTCCGACGCCAGCGCCGACGCCCACGCCGGAGCCGCCGCCGACGCCATCACCGACACCCAGCCCAACGCCATCAGGCAAATAA
- a CDS encoding NUDIX hydrolase yields the protein MGTERTQQSRLIYKGRILNLREDLIELSGGRTAKREIVEHQPAVVMVALDGGDNVILVRQYRKAVEAELMEAPAGGLNDGESPEQGAQRELEEETGFRAGRLQSMGGFYSAPGFCTEYLHAFLCTDLRRVGARPEEDEEITVVPTPVARIPELIRTGQIRDAKSVAGLLMYLSLYRPR from the coding sequence GTGGGCACGGAGCGCACGCAGCAGTCGCGCCTCATCTACAAAGGGCGCATCCTTAATCTACGTGAAGACCTGATAGAGCTGTCCGGCGGACGCACGGCCAAGCGCGAGATAGTAGAGCACCAGCCCGCCGTCGTGATGGTGGCTTTGGACGGCGGGGACAACGTCATTCTGGTGCGGCAGTACCGCAAAGCGGTGGAAGCCGAGCTGATGGAGGCCCCCGCGGGCGGTCTGAACGATGGCGAGTCTCCTGAGCAGGGCGCGCAGCGGGAGCTGGAGGAGGAGACGGGATTCCGTGCTGGAAGGCTCCAGTCCATGGGGGGCTTCTACAGCGCGCCGGGCTTTTGCACCGAGTACCTGCACGCCTTCCTGTGCACCGACCTCCGCCGGGTAGGCGCGCGTCCAGAGGAGGACGAGGAGATTACGGTCGTGCCCACACCCGTGGCGCGCATACCGGAACTGATCCGCACGGGCCAGATACGGGATGCCAAGAGTGTCGCGGGGCTGCTCATGTATCTGTCCCTCTACCGTCCACGCTGA
- a CDS encoding S49 family peptidase, producing MTVQDKLRTLRRTIPQGPLAYGVAVVLGILAAALVFYYVAPGRPYVGIVRLPYFQIDDFSTAQIEDVLKFAERDKRIKALAIEITSPGGSAAASEQLYQDILRVRQTKPVVFSIGWIAASGGYMMASAGDYIYAGPSSFVGNVGVIITLPGSAPPSEQIVSTGPFKLTGGSRQQYISMLEVLKDAFVRIVFAQRGDRLKLKPEELSDGRIYLGIDAARIGVVDALGTTDDAVAKAAELAGLRNYGTVDVIEEYRKSLGVAYFSIPKPSPPLAAASANAQPAPPGDESRYHRFYYLYVEPTK from the coding sequence ATGACTGTCCAGGACAAGTTGCGAACGCTACGGCGGACCATCCCACAGGGGCCTCTCGCGTATGGAGTGGCTGTGGTACTGGGCATTCTTGCCGCCGCCCTCGTGTTTTATTACGTCGCGCCGGGCAGACCCTATGTGGGCATCGTCCGCCTTCCCTACTTCCAGATAGACGACTTCAGCACGGCTCAAATTGAGGACGTGCTGAAGTTCGCGGAACGGGACAAGCGCATCAAGGCGCTGGCTATCGAAATTACCAGCCCCGGCGGCTCCGCGGCGGCCAGCGAGCAACTCTATCAGGACATCCTGCGGGTGCGTCAGACGAAGCCAGTGGTGTTTTCCATTGGCTGGATCGCCGCCAGCGGCGGCTACATGATGGCCTCGGCGGGCGACTACATCTATGCCGGGCCTTCCTCCTTTGTCGGCAACGTGGGCGTGATTATCACCCTGCCCGGCTCGGCCCCACCGAGCGAGCAGATCGTGTCAACAGGGCCGTTCAAACTGACCGGCGGCTCGCGGCAGCAGTACATCAGCATGCTGGAGGTATTGAAGGACGCCTTCGTGCGGATAGTCTTCGCGCAGCGCGGCGACCGGCTGAAGCTGAAGCCCGAGGAGCTGTCCGACGGGCGCATTTATCTGGGGATTGACGCCGCCCGCATTGGGGTTGTGGACGCGCTGGGCACCACGGACGACGCCGTAGCCAAGGCGGCTGAATTGGCGGGCCTTCGCAACTACGGCACCGTTGACGTCATTGAGGAATACCGCAAGTCCCTGGGCGTTGCGTATTTTTCAATCCCCAAGCCGTCACCCCCGCTGGCGGCCGCCTCCGCGAACGCGCAACCGGCGCCGCCCGGCGACGAGAGCCGCTACCACAGGTTCTATTATCTTTATGTTGAACCCACAAAGTAG
- a CDS encoding N-acetyltransferase codes for MTTKTSLTCQKAALSDVPQIHALIGLYARKGDLLFRSIGEVYEALRDFYVVRDGERLVACGALHIYWEDLAEVKSLAVVEDMQGRGLGQAVVESCLAEARDLHIHAVFALTLRPGFFEKLGFERVDLMDLPRKVFHECLRCPKLAQCNEIAVILRLT; via the coding sequence ATGACCACCAAGACGTCTCTTACGTGTCAGAAGGCCGCCCTTTCGGATGTGCCTCAGATTCACGCGCTCATCGGCCTGTACGCCCGCAAGGGGGACCTGCTTTTTCGTTCCATAGGCGAGGTGTATGAGGCGCTGCGCGATTTCTACGTCGTTCGCGACGGCGAGCGGCTGGTGGCCTGCGGAGCGCTTCATATCTACTGGGAGGACCTGGCCGAGGTAAAGTCGCTGGCGGTGGTCGAGGACATGCAGGGGCGCGGCCTGGGCCAGGCCGTCGTGGAGTCCTGCCTCGCGGAGGCGCGGGACTTGCACATCCACGCCGTTTTCGCTCTGACGTTGCGCCCCGGCTTCTTCGAGAAGCTGGGTTTTGAACGCGTTGACCTGATGGACCTGCCCCGCAAGGTTTTCCACGAGTGCCTGCGTTGCCCCAAGCTCGCCCAGTGCAACGAGATCGCCGTCATCCTGCGTCTGACGTAG